A single genomic interval of Stieleria maiorica harbors:
- a CDS encoding Gfo/Idh/MocA family protein, with protein MNDFETLQRDRRLFLKTGVASMTALGLTSRLDAQETPAAAAPPSEKLSIGVMGVNGRGGAIVKGMLASGQVDIAYICDVDERAAERAAKIVNEKQSTKTETVKDFRRILDDKSVDALICAAPNHWHAPATIMACGAGKHVYVEKPCSYTPAEGEMAIAAARKNDRVVQMGTQRRSWPGIAEAVEKIHSGAIGKALYSRTWYNNRRGPIGVGKPAPVPSWLDWRLWQGPAPDRPFKDNIVHYNWHWHWHWGNGELGNNGVHGLDVARWGMQVEFPTRVTAGGGKYRHEDDQETPDTMMVTFDFPENKTITWEGLSWSPLGPHDSGFGVSFHGTEGTIVIRDAGYTQYDMQRKEVASGNGAGGDKDHFNDFITAVRDGHRTNADIEIAHRSTLLCHLGNIAYRTSSVLHTDASDGRPQNNDAADQLWSREYAKGWEPVV; from the coding sequence ATGAACGATTTTGAGACCTTGCAACGTGACCGCCGGCTGTTTTTGAAGACCGGCGTCGCCTCGATGACCGCGCTGGGGCTGACCAGTCGCCTGGACGCCCAAGAGACGCCTGCCGCCGCGGCGCCGCCTTCGGAAAAACTGTCCATCGGCGTGATGGGCGTCAACGGCCGCGGCGGTGCGATCGTCAAAGGCATGTTGGCCAGCGGACAAGTCGACATCGCGTACATCTGTGACGTCGACGAACGGGCGGCCGAGCGGGCGGCCAAGATCGTCAACGAGAAACAGTCGACGAAGACCGAAACCGTCAAGGACTTTCGCCGCATCCTGGATGACAAATCCGTCGACGCATTGATCTGCGCCGCACCGAACCATTGGCATGCCCCGGCGACCATCATGGCCTGTGGTGCGGGCAAGCACGTGTATGTCGAAAAACCCTGCAGCTACACGCCGGCCGAGGGCGAGATGGCGATCGCGGCGGCACGCAAGAACGATCGCGTCGTGCAGATGGGGACGCAGCGCCGCAGCTGGCCCGGGATCGCCGAAGCCGTCGAGAAGATTCACAGCGGGGCGATCGGAAAAGCGTTGTACAGCCGAACCTGGTACAACAACCGACGCGGTCCGATCGGTGTCGGAAAACCCGCCCCCGTGCCGTCTTGGTTGGACTGGCGGTTGTGGCAAGGCCCCGCGCCGGACCGTCCCTTCAAAGACAACATCGTCCATTACAACTGGCACTGGCATTGGCACTGGGGCAACGGCGAACTGGGCAACAACGGCGTCCACGGTCTGGATGTCGCCCGCTGGGGGATGCAAGTCGAGTTTCCCACGCGCGTCACCGCAGGCGGCGGAAAATACCGCCACGAAGACGACCAGGAAACGCCCGACACGATGATGGTCACGTTCGATTTTCCCGAGAACAAAACGATCACCTGGGAAGGGCTCAGCTGGTCCCCCTTGGGGCCGCACGACTCCGGATTCGGCGTCAGTTTCCACGGCACCGAAGGAACGATCGTGATCCGTGATGCGGGATACACCCAATACGACATGCAACGCAAAGAAGTGGCCAGCGGCAACGGCGCGGGCGGGGACAAGGATCACTTCAACGACTTCATCACGGCGGTGCGCGACGGCCACCGCACCAACGCCGACATCGAAATCGCCCATCGCAGCACGCTGCTGTGTCATCTGGGCAACATCGCTTATCGCACGTCCAGCGTGCTGCACACCGACGCGAGCGACGGCCGGCCGCAAAACAACGACGCCGCCGATCAACTGTGGTCGCGAGAATACGCCAAGGGATGGGAGCCGGTGGTCTGA
- a CDS encoding DUF1501 domain-containing protein, whose protein sequence is MIHHDCDDCGSQTPGMPVHGLPQRRRSFMKLGLAGMASVSLPGILRLRAASAAESSQTDPKKRTAVIMVWKPGGCSHIDTYDPKPLATSEYRGPFGTIATKVPGMQFTELLPRQAAIADKFTVLRSMYQGAGGHPAGSMQLLSGDSDTRDKPKPRLPDWMSVANYLRSLDEPRTNPLPAYVGINPPTTYNGPAYLGDAYSPFSVTGDPNAPNFVVPNIGLGDKGEVERLRRRTTLRQELDTLHRAFDTYGELGALDQFEAQALTLLTNPKTKEAFDLTREDESTRDRYGRNTWGQQLLLARRLVEAGVDVLTTSLRGPLCGRVNNWDDHAVNHHVFDALRFRAEAYDQAVSALIEDIHERGLDQRVLVVVTGEFGRTPKINYQPSTGAGNASAPSGTKQPGRDHWPRAFSNLWAGGGIETGRFIGATDKRGEDAIDRRCGPGDFLSTIYHHLGIDASKVFIKDFNGRPTPIVDHGKPIPELTA, encoded by the coding sequence ATGATCCATCACGATTGTGACGATTGCGGTAGCCAAACTCCCGGCATGCCAGTTCACGGATTGCCACAGCGCCGCCGCAGTTTCATGAAACTGGGGCTGGCCGGGATGGCAAGCGTCTCGCTGCCGGGCATCCTGCGTCTGCGCGCCGCCAGTGCGGCGGAGTCAAGCCAAACGGATCCCAAAAAGCGGACGGCGGTGATCATGGTGTGGAAACCCGGCGGTTGTTCCCACATCGACACCTACGACCCCAAACCGTTGGCGACCAGCGAGTATCGCGGCCCGTTCGGAACGATCGCCACCAAAGTGCCCGGCATGCAGTTCACCGAACTGTTGCCGCGTCAGGCCGCGATCGCCGACAAGTTCACGGTGCTGCGGAGCATGTACCAGGGCGCCGGTGGGCACCCCGCCGGTTCGATGCAGTTGCTGTCCGGTGACAGCGATACCCGCGACAAACCCAAACCGCGGCTGCCCGATTGGATGTCCGTTGCCAACTACCTGCGATCCTTGGACGAACCGCGAACCAACCCGCTGCCCGCATACGTCGGCATCAATCCCCCGACCACCTACAACGGCCCCGCGTACCTGGGAGACGCTTATTCGCCGTTTTCGGTCACCGGCGACCCGAACGCGCCCAATTTCGTCGTTCCCAATATCGGTCTGGGCGACAAGGGCGAAGTCGAGCGATTGAGGCGTCGGACGACGCTGCGACAAGAACTGGACACGCTGCACCGAGCCTTTGACACCTACGGCGAACTCGGCGCGCTCGACCAGTTCGAAGCCCAAGCGTTGACGTTGCTGACGAACCCAAAAACCAAAGAAGCGTTTGACCTGACGCGTGAAGACGAATCGACGCGTGACCGTTACGGCCGAAACACGTGGGGACAGCAATTGCTGTTGGCACGTCGTCTGGTCGAAGCCGGCGTCGACGTGTTGACGACCAGTCTGAGAGGCCCCCTTTGCGGCCGAGTCAACAATTGGGATGACCACGCCGTCAACCACCACGTCTTTGACGCGCTGCGATTTCGTGCCGAGGCCTATGACCAGGCCGTTTCGGCCTTGATCGAAGACATCCACGAACGCGGGTTGGACCAACGTGTATTGGTCGTGGTGACCGGTGAATTCGGCAGAACACCAAAGATCAATTACCAACCCAGCACCGGCGCCGGCAACGCCAGCGCCCCATCGGGAACCAAACAACCCGGACGCGATCACTGGCCGCGGGCGTTTTCCAACCTGTGGGCGGGCGGCGGAATCGAAACCGGTCGCTTCATCGGCGCGACCGACAAACGCGGCGAAGACGCGATCGATCGACGCTGTGGGCCTGGCGATTTTTTATCCACCATCTATCACCACCTGGGCATCGATGCATCGAAAGTGTTCATCAAAGACTTCAACGGACGCCCGACGCCGATCGTCGATCACGGCAAACCCATCCCCGAACTGACCGCATGA
- a CDS encoding PPC domain-containing protein — MSTPLPDRRHSPRAGRCTWPAAWLCMAASICLPTLLHAQSVCLPAPRLLTTMPMGGQAGTEFEVRITGQSLDGAEQLIFPDPSISATPKLNDDGTVVADTFLVRVDGNCPVGVYDARIMAGLGISSARAFSVSDVPELTQTKPGTSLETALEVPIGSIVNATLVDRSVNFYAFDAKQNQRVIVDCVAKGIDSKMNPVLVVADATGSDLIVERRGGIIDFTAPQDGRYYVKVHDLTFKGGPYYFFRLALTEATADAVATRLPATNSVNSFSWPPPDVDANPAADETELAAVDDDARGITLPCDVGGSFFPAADVDTYQFTAKKGETWWVEVASERLGRPTDPSVVVQRVIDDGKVVDVAELADIPSPVKRSSNGYSYDGPPYNAGSSDAMGKFEIKEDGTYRIRVTDLFGGTRNDPANRYRMIVRKASPDFALVGWALHMGLRNGDRNALSKPIALRGGAVMPLEIVVVRRDGFDGEIELFFDNLPEGVTATGLTIAAGQTRGIMLVSAAANAPRGLQLADLFGRATIDGQDVVRPCHWASMKWPVTNAKSEIPDPRLVDRIPVSVGGIEQAGLSIEAAEDKVWQVQAGGKLTIPLRLIRRGDFSGKSMALDTFGAGFEHNTRFDLSLTQDQSEAVLDLARLKTPPGNYTIAFYGGAVAKYARGDEKPKDIVDIYVSKPISIHVVPAEATK, encoded by the coding sequence ATGAGCACTCCCCTGCCCGACCGGCGGCATTCACCGCGCGCCGGTCGCTGCACATGGCCGGCCGCATGGCTGTGCATGGCGGCGTCGATCTGCCTGCCCACATTGCTGCACGCACAGTCGGTCTGTCTGCCGGCTCCCAGATTGTTGACCACGATGCCGATGGGCGGCCAAGCGGGGACGGAATTCGAAGTCAGAATCACCGGTCAATCGCTCGACGGCGCCGAGCAGCTGATCTTTCCCGATCCGTCGATCAGCGCAACGCCCAAGCTGAACGATGACGGGACGGTCGTGGCCGACACGTTCCTGGTTCGCGTTGACGGAAACTGCCCCGTGGGAGTTTATGACGCGCGGATCATGGCCGGGCTGGGCATCTCCTCGGCCCGCGCGTTTTCGGTCAGCGACGTCCCCGAGCTCACGCAGACCAAACCGGGCACTTCGCTGGAAACCGCGTTGGAGGTTCCCATCGGTTCGATCGTCAACGCCACGTTGGTCGACCGTTCGGTGAATTTTTATGCGTTCGATGCCAAACAAAACCAGCGGGTCATCGTCGATTGCGTCGCCAAGGGGATCGATTCGAAGATGAACCCGGTGTTGGTCGTCGCCGACGCCACCGGCAGCGACCTGATCGTGGAGCGTCGCGGCGGCATCATCGACTTCACCGCCCCCCAGGACGGTCGCTATTACGTCAAGGTCCACGACCTGACCTTCAAGGGCGGCCCTTACTACTTCTTTCGCCTGGCACTCACCGAAGCGACCGCCGATGCCGTCGCGACTCGCTTGCCCGCGACGAACAGCGTGAACTCGTTCTCCTGGCCTCCGCCCGATGTCGATGCCAATCCCGCCGCGGACGAAACCGAACTGGCGGCGGTCGACGACGACGCACGGGGGATCACGTTGCCGTGCGATGTCGGCGGCAGTTTCTTTCCGGCCGCGGATGTGGACACGTATCAGTTCACCGCCAAGAAAGGCGAAACGTGGTGGGTCGAAGTCGCGTCGGAACGACTCGGCCGCCCGACCGATCCCTCCGTCGTCGTGCAACGCGTGATCGACGATGGCAAGGTCGTCGATGTCGCGGAACTGGCGGACATTCCCAGCCCGGTCAAACGGTCCTCCAACGGTTACTCCTATGACGGTCCGCCCTACAACGCCGGATCTTCCGACGCGATGGGGAAATTCGAGATCAAAGAAGACGGAACGTACCGAATTCGAGTCACCGACCTGTTCGGCGGCACACGAAATGATCCGGCCAATCGCTATCGGATGATCGTGCGGAAGGCATCGCCCGATTTTGCACTGGTCGGCTGGGCCCTGCACATGGGGCTTCGCAACGGGGATCGAAACGCACTTAGCAAACCGATCGCGCTGCGTGGCGGTGCGGTCATGCCGCTTGAAATTGTGGTCGTCCGCCGCGACGGTTTTGATGGCGAGATCGAACTGTTTTTCGACAACCTGCCCGAAGGCGTCACCGCAACGGGACTAACGATCGCCGCCGGGCAAACCCGCGGCATCATGTTGGTCAGTGCGGCCGCCAACGCACCGCGCGGGTTGCAGTTGGCCGACCTGTTCGGCCGTGCCACCATCGACGGCCAGGACGTCGTGCGACCCTGTCATTGGGCGTCGATGAAATGGCCGGTGACGAATGCCAAGAGCGAAATCCCGGATCCGCGTCTGGTCGATCGGATTCCGGTTTCCGTCGGCGGGATCGAGCAAGCCGGGCTGTCGATCGAAGCGGCCGAAGACAAGGTGTGGCAGGTCCAAGCCGGCGGGAAGCTGACGATCCCGTTGCGATTGATCCGACGCGGCGATTTCTCAGGAAAATCGATGGCGTTGGATACCTTCGGAGCCGGGTTTGAACACAACACGCGTTTCGATCTTTCGCTGACCCAAGATCAATCCGAAGCGGTCCTGGATCTGGCAAGACTCAAGACCCCGCCGGGCAATTACACGATCGCGTTCTACGGTGGCGCGGTTGCCAAGTATGCGCGGGGTGACGAAAAACCGAAAGACATCGTTGACATCTACGTTTCCAAACCGATTTCGATTCACGTGGTCCCCGCCGAGGCGACGAAATGA
- a CDS encoding DUF1549 domain-containing protein: MTTVSDHDRIQRWLLPVCLTFMVFVSQRPTLCVANTPEDQVSPEGQVSFVNDVVPVLTKAGCNAGVCHAKAGGGQNGFQLSLLGFEPQEDYQHLVMEGRGRRLFPLDPPRSLLLAKAAGDVPHGGGVRIEKGSKNYNTLLRWIQAGSPYRPTADPDLVTIAIEPATGTLRPGESVTLRSIATFSDGSTRDVTATSLFESNDSAMATVTESGQVTALDLPGKVSVMVRHQDRIVVYNASIPLGQPIETLPTPNNFIDELVFANLKQLGIPASEVCDDATFLRRVSLDIAGRVPTESEAKAFAADDTADKRAAAIDRLLRSPDYADYFANKWTALLKNRRDDASDITSNFAFHAWVRDNLLAGTAYDQLVRQLLAATGTVIANPPVAWYKRVKEPKQQIEDVAQLFLGVRLQCAQCHHHPFERWSQQDYYSLAAFFSRIGRKPTDTAGEDLIFHQRGLAQAVNMKNGQSVPPAALGDSVGQIPPDEDPRLRLADWMADPGNPFFAKSLVNRYWKHFFRRGLIEPEDDIRDTNPPTNPELLAALERHFVDSGFDLRALIRAITNSKAYQLSAIPNEHNLVDSQNYSRFYPKRLQAEVMLDAIDQVTGAQTSFANLPIGTRAVALPDNSYNKASPFLRVFGRPEATSVCECERVQSGSLAQSLHLMNAGDIKSKLAAGGGRINRLVGQPTSAAEKINELYFAAFARPPSESELATALQYVNESRTDADGKPLDATQTLRENLQDLTWALLNTKEFLFNH, encoded by the coding sequence ATGACCACCGTGTCTGACCACGATCGAATCCAACGATGGCTGCTGCCCGTGTGCTTGACGTTCATGGTGTTCGTCAGCCAACGCCCCACCCTTTGTGTCGCGAATACGCCAGAGGACCAGGTCAGCCCAGAAGGCCAGGTCAGCTTCGTCAACGACGTCGTGCCCGTGCTGACCAAAGCCGGTTGCAATGCGGGTGTCTGTCACGCCAAGGCCGGCGGCGGACAAAACGGATTTCAACTGTCGTTGTTGGGTTTCGAGCCCCAGGAAGATTACCAGCACCTGGTGATGGAAGGTCGTGGCCGACGTCTGTTTCCGCTCGATCCCCCGCGCAGCTTGCTTCTGGCCAAAGCGGCCGGCGACGTCCCTCACGGCGGGGGCGTTCGCATCGAAAAGGGTTCGAAGAACTACAACACGCTGCTGCGTTGGATCCAAGCGGGTTCACCGTATCGGCCGACCGCGGATCCCGATCTGGTCACGATCGCCATCGAACCGGCCACCGGAACGCTCCGCCCCGGCGAAAGTGTGACGCTTCGTTCGATCGCCACATTCTCCGACGGATCGACTCGCGACGTGACGGCGACCAGCCTGTTTGAATCGAATGATTCGGCGATGGCCACCGTCACCGAATCGGGACAGGTGACTGCGTTGGACTTGCCGGGGAAAGTCTCCGTGATGGTGCGACACCAGGACCGCATCGTCGTCTACAACGCCTCCATTCCACTCGGCCAACCGATCGAGACGCTTCCCACGCCGAATAACTTCATCGACGAACTGGTCTTCGCCAATCTAAAGCAGCTCGGCATTCCGGCGTCGGAAGTCTGTGACGACGCCACATTCCTGCGACGCGTCAGCCTGGACATCGCCGGACGCGTTCCTACCGAATCGGAGGCCAAAGCGTTCGCAGCGGACGACACGGCGGACAAACGCGCCGCGGCCATCGATCGCTTGCTGCGAAGCCCCGACTATGCCGATTACTTTGCCAACAAATGGACGGCGCTGCTGAAGAATCGCCGTGACGATGCGAGTGACATCACGTCCAATTTTGCGTTCCACGCCTGGGTCCGGGACAACCTGTTGGCCGGAACGGCGTACGACCAATTGGTTCGCCAGTTGTTGGCCGCCACGGGAACGGTGATCGCCAATCCGCCGGTCGCTTGGTACAAGCGGGTCAAAGAACCGAAACAACAAATCGAGGACGTCGCGCAGCTGTTCCTCGGCGTGCGGCTGCAATGTGCCCAGTGCCACCATCACCCGTTCGAACGCTGGAGCCAACAGGATTACTACTCGCTGGCCGCTTTCTTTAGCCGGATCGGGCGAAAACCCACCGACACCGCCGGTGAGGACCTGATCTTTCACCAGCGGGGTTTGGCCCAAGCGGTCAACATGAAGAACGGTCAATCGGTGCCCCCGGCAGCGCTCGGCGATTCGGTCGGCCAGATCCCGCCGGACGAAGACCCACGGCTGCGACTGGCCGATTGGATGGCCGACCCGGGCAACCCGTTTTTCGCCAAGTCGCTGGTCAATCGCTACTGGAAACATTTCTTCCGTCGCGGACTGATCGAACCGGAAGACGACATCCGCGACACCAACCCGCCGACGAATCCCGAATTACTCGCAGCGTTGGAACGACATTTCGTCGACAGCGGATTTGATCTGCGGGCACTGATCCGTGCGATCACCAACTCCAAAGCGTATCAGTTGAGTGCGATTCCCAACGAACACAATCTGGTCGATTCCCAAAACTACTCGCGGTTCTACCCCAAACGATTGCAAGCCGAAGTCATGCTTGATGCGATCGACCAAGTCACCGGGGCACAAACTTCGTTTGCGAATCTGCCGATCGGGACGCGAGCGGTCGCGTTGCCGGACAACAGCTACAACAAGGCGTCGCCGTTCTTGCGCGTGTTCGGTCGGCCCGAAGCGACCAGCGTGTGCGAGTGCGAACGCGTGCAATCGGGCAGCCTGGCGCAAAGCTTGCACCTGATGAATGCCGGCGACATCAAATCCAAACTGGCCGCCGGCGGCGGCCGCATCAATCGACTGGTCGGCCAACCGACGTCGGCGGCGGAAAAAATCAACGAGTTGTATTTTGCGGCCTTCGCACGTCCCCCCAGCGAATCCGAACTCGCGACCGCATTGCAATACGTCAACGAGTCGCGAACCGACGCCGACGGCAAACCACTCGATGCAACTCAAACGCTCCGCGAGAACCTTCAAGACCTGACATGGGCACTGCTGAACACCAAAGAGTTTTTGTTTAACCATTAG
- a CDS encoding alpha-hydroxy acid oxidase — protein sequence MELEYDPRYPSVDDLRQRARRRIPRFAFEYLDGGCNEDVNLHRNTAEIRDVELIPQYLSEHIKSDMRTELFGHTYDAPFGISPIGLQGLMWPKTPEILAKAALKHNIPFCLSTVSTSSIETIAEISEGQAWFQLYHPTEDSVRDDIINRCKAAELPVLVILADVPTFGYRPRDIRNGLAMPPSMSLRNILQILCRPVWAASTLLDGQPEFETLKPYMPKGLNLKQLGLFMDKTFSGRLNEEKIKPIRDMWPGKLVVKGIACEADAERCLRLGVDGLWVSNHGGRQLDAGQSAIKALRPIAERFGEQVTIMMDSGIRGGPDIARTMAIGADFAMLGRTFMYGTAALGSRGGDHTIAILKRQLQQVMEQLCCQRTRDFPNHLSK from the coding sequence GTGGAACTGGAATACGACCCGCGATACCCCAGCGTGGATGACCTTCGGCAACGTGCCCGGCGACGCATCCCGCGTTTCGCCTTCGAGTATCTCGACGGCGGCTGCAACGAAGATGTCAACCTGCATCGGAACACAGCAGAGATACGCGACGTCGAGCTGATTCCTCAGTACCTGTCCGAGCACATCAAATCGGACATGCGAACCGAGCTTTTTGGCCACACTTACGACGCCCCCTTCGGTATCTCGCCAATCGGATTGCAAGGCCTGATGTGGCCGAAGACTCCGGAAATCCTCGCCAAAGCCGCGTTGAAGCACAACATCCCGTTTTGCCTGAGCACCGTTTCCACCAGTAGCATCGAAACAATTGCGGAGATCAGCGAGGGCCAAGCTTGGTTTCAGCTGTATCATCCAACCGAAGACAGCGTTCGTGACGACATCATCAATCGCTGTAAGGCTGCCGAGCTTCCGGTGTTAGTTATCCTCGCTGATGTACCCACATTCGGTTACCGGCCGCGTGACATACGCAACGGATTGGCGATGCCGCCAAGTATGTCGCTAAGGAATATTCTGCAAATTCTTTGCCGTCCGGTTTGGGCGGCAAGTACGTTGCTAGACGGTCAGCCTGAGTTCGAAACTCTGAAACCCTACATGCCGAAAGGCTTGAATCTCAAGCAACTCGGCCTGTTCATGGACAAGACATTCTCGGGACGCTTGAACGAAGAAAAGATCAAGCCGATTCGCGACATGTGGCCGGGCAAACTGGTTGTCAAAGGCATCGCCTGTGAAGCCGACGCCGAGCGCTGTCTTCGCTTGGGAGTAGACGGACTGTGGGTTTCCAACCATGGCGGTCGCCAGCTCGACGCCGGACAATCCGCCATCAAAGCGCTTCGCCCGATCGCGGAAAGATTCGGCGAACAAGTAACCATCATGATGGACTCCGGCATCCGTGGCGGACCAGACATTGCCAGAACGATGGCGATTGGCGCCGACTTTGCAATGCTTGGGCGGACCTTCATGTACGGCACGGCGGCACTCGGGAGCCGCGGTGGAGATCACACCATCGCAATTTTGAAGCGTCAGCTCCAGCAAGTCATGGAGCAACTGTGTTGCCAGCGCACTCGTGACTTCCCAAACCACCTTTCGAAGTAG
- a CDS encoding arylsulfatase, translating to MNLKPFVAVIRVLLVSLAGVSVAEAAERPNILLIVADDVGFSDLGCYGGEIDTPNLDRLAAEGIRFSEFHVNPMCVVTRTSLMTGHEHSQSDNYRRSLPIVRLMTDAGYATSISGKWHQPGHPLDAGFDSFYGFLGGAIDSWTGIERGKPAIQSNRQKPKPVPQGWYSSDAFTDDAIRQIDASVTAGKPFFTYVAFNAPHSPLHAPRENVEKYYDRYTAGWESLRQQRMQRMKAMGLIDDRYVMTPPEAEVRRWDELPASIQKQESRRMAAYAGMLDRLDWNVGRILKHLRDQRLDENTLVIFMADNGGAYSNGDIRTYDQQIPWKAGTNPFASNGWSYLKNTPFRWYKSCAQEGGVSVPLIVRWPMKLAEQAGGVRKQRLHVTDLYPTFLELAGASYPATDGARELEPLFGKSLLPLLCDATLPHHAIHDEIFWCFNQTGKGLTKGDWKISSISDGPWRLYNIVRDPAESKDLAAERPEIVAEMSERWFDFAKNHTAMPRSWRAPLHDYQEGWGFHRIRMAMPAFVRAEPASSAMNVPCDTNLSFCFSQPISFANSEGKTIRLYEADDIDKVVWQADPEPGHPAEGTKQIMFNDLPRLKPDTTYFALSDSGWITMGKKRAIGLNDGAFWYRFRTGSN from the coding sequence ATGAACTTAAAGCCCTTCGTTGCCGTGATTCGGGTTCTCTTGGTTTCCTTGGCCGGTGTTTCCGTTGCTGAGGCGGCTGAGCGTCCCAACATTCTTCTGATCGTCGCGGACGATGTCGGTTTCTCGGACCTCGGGTGCTACGGTGGAGAAATCGATACGCCAAATCTAGATCGGTTGGCAGCCGAAGGAATCCGCTTTAGCGAATTCCATGTCAATCCGATGTGTGTGGTGACGCGTACCAGCTTGATGACCGGCCATGAGCATTCTCAGTCCGACAACTATCGACGATCGCTTCCGATCGTACGTCTGATGACCGATGCAGGTTACGCCACGTCGATCAGCGGCAAGTGGCATCAGCCGGGACATCCGCTCGATGCGGGCTTCGACTCGTTCTACGGGTTTCTTGGGGGCGCGATCGATAGCTGGACCGGCATCGAACGCGGCAAACCGGCCATTCAATCAAACAGACAGAAACCGAAACCAGTACCGCAGGGCTGGTACAGCTCCGATGCTTTCACGGATGACGCGATCAGGCAGATTGATGCTTCGGTCACGGCAGGAAAGCCGTTCTTCACTTACGTCGCGTTCAATGCTCCGCACAGCCCACTGCACGCGCCGCGCGAGAACGTTGAAAAGTACTACGACCGCTACACGGCCGGCTGGGAATCGTTGCGGCAACAGCGGATGCAGCGAATGAAAGCGATGGGGCTGATCGATGATCGCTATGTGATGACTCCGCCTGAGGCCGAAGTCCGACGATGGGACGAATTGCCTGCGTCGATTCAGAAACAGGAAAGTCGTCGTATGGCAGCGTACGCCGGAATGCTCGATCGACTGGACTGGAACGTGGGGCGAATCCTGAAGCATTTGCGGGATCAGCGACTGGACGAAAACACGCTTGTGATTTTCATGGCGGACAACGGCGGTGCGTACAGCAACGGAGACATCCGCACCTACGACCAGCAGATTCCCTGGAAAGCCGGAACCAATCCGTTCGCATCCAATGGGTGGTCCTATCTAAAGAACACGCCGTTTCGCTGGTACAAATCGTGTGCTCAGGAAGGTGGCGTTTCCGTCCCGTTGATCGTTCGATGGCCAATGAAACTCGCTGAACAAGCTGGCGGGGTTCGCAAGCAGCGACTACACGTCACGGACCTGTACCCAACGTTTCTGGAGTTAGCGGGCGCGTCGTACCCAGCCACCGACGGAGCGCGCGAACTTGAACCACTGTTTGGCAAGTCGTTGCTTCCGTTGCTCTGCGACGCCACGTTGCCTCACCACGCCATCCACGACGAGATCTTCTGGTGCTTCAATCAGACCGGCAAGGGGCTGACGAAAGGCGACTGGAAGATCTCCAGTATCAGCGACGGACCATGGCGACTCTACAACATCGTTCGCGATCCCGCAGAGTCAAAGGATCTTGCGGCCGAGCGACCAGAAATTGTCGCCGAGATGAGCGAGCGTTGGTTCGACTTCGCAAAGAATCACACCGCCATGCCTCGTTCATGGCGAGCCCCGCTCCACGACTATCAGGAAGGCTGGGGCTTCCATCGCATTCGCATGGCCATGCCGGCATTTGTTCGAGCCGAACCCGCATCGTCGGCGATGAACGTACCGTGCGATACGAACCTGAGTTTTTGTTTTTCCCAGCCGATCAGTTTCGCCAATTCAGAAGGCAAAACGATCCGACTCTATGAAGCCGACGACATCGACAAAGTCGTTTGGCAGGCGGATCCCGAGCCGGGGCATCCCGCTGAAGGAACAAAGCAAATTATGTTCAATGATCTTCCTCGCCTGAAGCCCGATACGACCTACTTCGCGCTCTCGGATTCCGGCTGGATCACCATGGGTAAAAAACGTGCGATCGGACTGAACGACGGCGCTTTCTGGTATCGCTTCCGCACAGGGTCGAATTAG